The following are encoded together in the Candidatus Methylomirabilis oxygeniifera genome:
- a CDS encoding protein of unknown function (Evidence 5 : No homology to any previously reported sequences), whose translation MLPSEPLQEAPRIKLFAHLTFSPSSESRYDLAESGANLPLGEHTHLSEPGATTNSATAGSLPLAEQPSEELAYAGAGGMR comes from the coding sequence GTGCTGCCAAGTGAGCCTTTGCAAGAGGCCCCACGCATTAAGCTCTTCGCTCATCTAACGTTCTCTCCGTCCTCAGAGAGTCGTTATGACCTAGCGGAGTCTGGCGCTAACCTGCCCTTAGGTGAGCACACTCACCTAAGCGAGCCCGGTGCAACGACCAATTCGGCCACCGCAGGCAGCCTCCCGCTGGCGGAGCAGCCGTCGGAGGAACTCGCCTATGCCGGAGCCGGTGGCATGCGGTAG
- the focA gene encoding putative formate transporter 1 (Formate channel 1) (Evidence 3 : Function proposed based on presence of conserved amino acid motif, structural feature or limited homology): MDKDQPFSDAYPPREIARKVESLGVAKARTDALTLLVLAVLAGAFISLGALFFIVAVTKSTLGFGMTRLVGGVSFCLGLILVVIAGAELFTGNNLIAMAWASKLIGTREVMRNWFLAYVGNVSGCLATVLLVVWANVAGLGGGAIAETAINIARAKADLPVTEAFARGILCNALVCLAVWLALGGRSATDKILAILFPITAFVAMGFEHSIANWFFLPLGLALDGDGTISVVGITSNLVAVTAGNVVGGTLLVAGVYWVAYLRGEHRPSDGPS; encoded by the coding sequence ATGGATAAAGACCAGCCCTTCAGTGACGCCTATCCGCCGCGAGAGATTGCGCGGAAGGTCGAAAGCCTCGGTGTGGCGAAGGCGCGTACCGATGCGCTGACGCTGCTGGTGCTGGCCGTCCTGGCCGGCGCCTTTATCTCGCTCGGCGCGCTCTTTTTCATCGTTGCGGTAACTAAATCGACCCTCGGGTTCGGTATGACGCGGTTGGTCGGCGGCGTAAGCTTCTGCCTCGGTCTGATCCTCGTCGTGATTGCGGGCGCCGAGCTATTTACCGGGAATAACCTGATCGCCATGGCTTGGGCGAGCAAACTGATCGGCACCCGAGAGGTCATGCGCAACTGGTTCCTGGCCTACGTGGGCAATGTGAGCGGCTGTCTGGCTACGGTACTGCTCGTTGTGTGGGCCAACGTTGCCGGTCTGGGCGGTGGCGCTATCGCCGAAACGGCTATCAATATCGCTCGCGCGAAGGCCGACCTGCCAGTGACCGAGGCCTTCGCGCGCGGCATTCTGTGTAACGCGCTGGTCTGTCTGGCGGTGTGGCTTGCCCTGGGCGGCCGCAGCGCGACCGACAAGATTCTAGCGATTCTCTTTCCCATTACCGCCTTCGTGGCGATGGGCTTTGAGCACTCGATCGCCAACTGGTTCTTCCTGCCCCTCGGACTTGCGCTGGACGGCGACGGGACGATATCAGTCGTTGGGATCACGAGCAACCTCGTTGCTGTGACCGCCGGCAACGTAGTCGGCGGAACTCTGCTCGTTGCAGGCGTGTACTGGGTGGCCTACTTGCGAGGCGAGCATCGGCCGAGCGATGGGCCCTCCTAA
- a CDS encoding Transcriptional regulator, IclR family, translating to MDHRKKEKADYLVQSVDRALDILESFDYQTGELGVTELAEKLHLPKNNVFRLLATLEVRGYIEQDKKTANYHLGIKPFELANVFLHHLGFRRQARPIIEELVSQCNETAYLAVLDGSEVIYVLVQDTTLMVRVASFPGRRLPVHCTAAGKAQLAYESADRLDSILQDEPMRKLTEHTITDPQAFREHLREVARLGFAVDNEEYEPGVRCIAAPVRDYSRKVVASIGLSGPASRFSLDRIEHEIAPLVKTAAIKLSERLGYETTHVLAD from the coding sequence ATGGACCATCGAAAGAAAGAAAAGGCCGATTATCTCGTCCAGTCTGTCGATCGAGCGCTTGATATCCTGGAGTCGTTTGATTATCAGACAGGGGAGTTAGGCGTGACGGAACTCGCCGAGAAGCTCCACCTGCCTAAAAATAACGTCTTTCGACTACTGGCTACCCTTGAGGTACGAGGCTATATTGAGCAGGACAAAAAGACCGCCAACTACCACCTTGGGATCAAGCCGTTCGAGCTGGCCAACGTCTTCCTCCATCATCTCGGCTTTCGGCGCCAGGCCCGGCCGATCATCGAAGAGCTGGTGAGCCAGTGTAATGAAACTGCCTATCTGGCCGTTCTGGATGGATCGGAGGTTATCTATGTCCTTGTTCAGGACACGACCCTGATGGTTCGGGTCGCATCGTTTCCAGGGCGGCGTCTCCCGGTGCATTGCACCGCTGCAGGAAAGGCACAACTGGCCTACGAGTCGGCCGACCGGTTGGACAGCATCCTTCAAGACGAGCCGATGCGCAAACTCACCGAGCACACGATTACCGATCCGCAGGCATTCCGGGAGCATCTCCGTGAAGTGGCCAGGCTTGGGTTTGCCGTGGATAATGAAGAGTACGAGCCTGGAGTGCGATGTATTGCCGCCCCCGTGCGCGACTATTCTCGAAAGGTGGTGGCCAGCATCGGTCTGTCCGGTCCCGCGTCGCGGTTTTCCCTTGACCGGATCGAACATGAGATCGCCCCGCTCGTCAAGACGGCGGCGATCAAGCTCTCCGAACGACTCGGCTACGAGACGACACACGTTCTGGCCGACTGA
- a CDS encoding protein of unknown function (Evidence 5 : No homology to any previously reported sequences), translated as MARRSLTNGRSFRPVIFALTKIERPFIVTPFFLPPDYVSSKRYLVLPKGIRGVHGPSKERKGRLSRPVCRSSA; from the coding sequence TTGGCACGGCGATCTTTGACGAACGGCCGGTCATTTAGGCCTGTCATTTTTGCGTTGACAAAAATAGAACGCCCTTTTATAGTCACACCGTTTTTCCTGCCACCTGACTATGTGTCGAGCAAGCGTTACCTTGTTTTACCGAAGGGTATACGAGGAGTGCATGGACCATCGAAAGAAAGAAAAGGCCGATTATCTCGTCCAGTCTGTCGATCGAGCGCTTGA
- a CDS encoding MscS Mechanosensitive ion channel, whose translation MSEELNAWGLLQRLTWQHVLLVLAILFSARLLSFAVRWVLRHFAENAPPRWRLSILRAMPIARLLIGAGAIMVAVPILVEPTFRSVAALIATVGLALAFALKDYASSLVAGLATVLENTYQPGDWIEVGGTYGEVKTIALRAVRIVTPDDTEVIIPHSLLWTASISNASSGSRSLLCVAEFYLHPDHDAGAVRRRLAEIAETSSYRKSETPVTVIVLEMPWGTQYRLKAYVKESRDQFLFITDLTIRGKEALRAMGIRFAQAPYAETKRS comes from the coding sequence ATGAGCGAAGAGCTTAATGCGTGGGGCCTCTTGCAAAGGCTCACTTGGCAGCACGTGCTGCTTGTCCTGGCCATCTTATTTTCGGCCAGGCTGCTGTCCTTCGCCGTCCGGTGGGTCCTCCGCCATTTCGCCGAGAACGCTCCGCCTCGCTGGCGTCTCTCGATCCTGCGCGCGATGCCAATTGCGCGCCTGCTTATCGGTGCCGGTGCCATCATGGTCGCGGTACCGATTCTGGTTGAGCCGACCTTTCGCAGCGTTGCTGCGCTGATAGCGACCGTAGGTCTGGCCTTGGCTTTTGCGCTTAAGGACTACGCGAGCAGCCTGGTTGCCGGACTGGCGACTGTGCTGGAGAACACCTACCAGCCAGGAGACTGGATCGAGGTGGGCGGTACCTACGGTGAGGTCAAAACCATTGCCCTCCGAGCCGTGCGCATTGTCACACCCGACGATACCGAAGTGATCATTCCGCATTCGCTGCTCTGGACGGCCAGCATCTCCAACGCCAGCAGCGGCAGCAGAAGCCTGTTATGCGTGGCGGAGTTCTACCTGCACCCCGACCATGATGCCGGAGCCGTGCGACGGCGGTTGGCGGAGATTGCGGAAACCAGTTCCTACCGAAAGTCAGAAACACCAGTAACCGTGATCGTGTTGGAGATGCCCTGGGGCACACAATACCGACTGAAGGCCTACGTGAAGGAGAGCCGCGACCAATTCCTGTTCATCACGGACTTGACGATTCGAGGCAAAGAGGCACTGCGGGCAATGGGCATCCGATTTGCTCAAGCGCCCTACGCCGAGACGAAGCGGAGTTGA
- a CDS encoding Hydroxylamine oxidase precursor — protein sequence MASCIRFAVLGLLAWVACAAISPGGSALAQGAAATPTQNCIGCHKQESPGIVEDWQLSKHARNGVECAACHGDGHTSAMDTAKADIPTPETCSICHAERVAQFKRGKHAAAWAAMKAMPTTHYLPMALTEGMKGCGGCHKIGLKSEKEIRDLSGEGHAFGVASCDACHTRHTFSVEEARQPQACQTCHMGFDHPQWEMYSSSKHGVRYLLKQAGVLPGQAAAPTCQTCHMPDGDHGVKTGWGFLAVRLTMPEDKQWAADRATILQGLGVLDPDGKPTARLDVVKAAAVARLTQEEWQAERDKMIAVCRRCHSENFAKAELAKGDDMIRQTDRLMAEAIRVVAGLYKDGIIAKPASYAHAFPDLLTFHDAATPVELRLFRMFLEHRMRAFQGTFHANPDYALWYGWSEMVQDLAEIKAVASEMRHVKGK from the coding sequence GTGGCGTCGTGTATTCGTTTCGCAGTGTTGGGATTGCTCGCGTGGGTGGCGTGTGCCGCGATTTCGCCAGGAGGCAGTGCCCTTGCACAGGGCGCGGCAGCCACGCCTACGCAGAACTGCATCGGGTGCCACAAGCAGGAGTCACCCGGAATCGTGGAGGACTGGCAACTCTCCAAGCACGCCCGCAACGGCGTCGAGTGTGCGGCCTGCCACGGGGATGGGCACACGAGCGCTATGGATACAGCGAAAGCCGATATTCCGACACCTGAGACTTGCAGTATTTGCCATGCTGAGCGTGTGGCGCAGTTCAAGCGTGGCAAGCACGCCGCCGCCTGGGCGGCGATGAAGGCGATGCCGACGACGCACTATCTGCCGATGGCTCTCACGGAGGGGATGAAAGGGTGTGGGGGGTGCCACAAGATCGGCCTCAAGAGTGAGAAGGAGATTCGGGACCTCTCGGGCGAGGGGCACGCGTTCGGGGTAGCCTCCTGCGATGCATGCCATACCCGCCACACCTTCTCTGTCGAGGAGGCGCGCCAGCCGCAGGCGTGCCAGACCTGCCACATGGGTTTTGATCACCCGCAGTGGGAGATGTATTCCTCATCGAAGCACGGGGTGAGATATCTGCTGAAGCAGGCCGGTGTCCTGCCGGGGCAAGCCGCGGCGCCGACCTGCCAGACGTGCCATATGCCGGACGGCGACCATGGCGTGAAGACCGGGTGGGGGTTCCTGGCCGTGCGGCTCACGATGCCAGAGGACAAGCAATGGGCGGCGGACCGGGCAACGATCCTGCAGGGGTTGGGCGTTCTCGACCCGGACGGGAAGCCGACGGCGCGGCTCGACGTCGTCAAGGCCGCTGCGGTGGCCCGGCTGACTCAGGAAGAGTGGCAGGCCGAGCGCGATAAGATGATTGCAGTCTGCCGCCGCTGCCATTCGGAGAACTTCGCCAAGGCGGAACTGGCGAAGGGCGACGATATGATACGGCAGACCGATCGCCTGATGGCGGAGGCGATCCGGGTGGTTGCGGGTCTCTACAAGGACGGGATCATCGCGAAGCCTGCGTCCTACGCGCACGCTTTTCCCGACCTGCTCACGTTCCACGACGCGGCGACGCCGGTAGAGCTGCGGCTTTTCCGGATGTTCCTGGAGCACCGCATGCGAGCCTTCCAGGGTACGTTTCACGCGAACCCCGACTACGCTCTCTGGTACGGCTGGAGCGAGATGGTTCAGGACCTTGCGGAAATCAAGGCCGTAGCGAGTGAGATGCGACACGTAAAGGGAAAGTGA